The following are encoded in a window of Rubellicoccus peritrichatus genomic DNA:
- a CDS encoding RHS repeat-associated core domain-containing protein — MKTFRQLLYLFMKLAMQLFRLLQNGSYALILTLSLLVSAVSARAQTLDIEGAMRAWHDILRYSTGVTTTPVGAPSNPTTLFDPDDYPVLPLDLETQVIWPSRVDKTKTLYEPPACFYTDDLAVAPDARKLREELLVKYLAQRIYNNLNALVYRRFDPNATSDNLSDPTYYAQKDDYTLDVWTAINQLDQDDDSLYSFSLYSLMRFKHKPNAIGDAPLDSNNDASWTRLDPDKLLDPNSLFTDDFRARYKDLIRRYYLSDLILYKANELYGSTSPTVAQWDAIETMFNDTNFDATYAEIPDDFFNEFDFGGYTQFNYRIRYEALVDHWLNRDAQVVFGDGTGFRNISRTAYVSQFLGGVQCGDCTACEDGCLNAGFDFGAEIKIDLGETCLKEVGQLIIKSESLDQALSELATPAALRYWVSEGAILVWGSENLDRTGNPQLLQIAVGEEGGKVNHDPFNQTIEPLHLVDIDSDSVTNGFAVKFYAPDAVTWERDNDYAEFPITGNPYQEIRIELIGDELHVKEIRDGYEEPVNHVAYTLDTSSDITWELIENPELQTDKRITEFVYQSANGTAGAGVDYLEANTVFVDGVKGSQTVTEHTVFPDAPLYGKPTKVAVFNEYSPDPFNDPFDELVTSNVWTSGVNKQVMHYGYYEDLPADDPRFGLLKYEYDESDRFWTYNDYLGTADGAALNGFPLRVITPYKNGPAGYDPTSGSVPSNNNVRIYESTYNADNISFLSPGNTNTVVKVNREVIYDSAGDRHVTSLSFDVSREVNGEIRRSMYQADVSAYETVDFFGDSTWTETAWSNPDNLASHSTMVASGIFAGRIEKQSNPDGTVVLYEYDIVDGELTTTVKSGVPSSDTNISKGTVTTTQTDDKGRLLIRDTYDVESGITIDSMVNSNPDDQGRYQTTTYLNGTTTSRSYDCCNMAMQIGPDGTVTNYTYDDLDRMTSSETNGITIIYQYDAAGRQTYTYRAYGTVNDLNNLDPADANVRLISERSYDIAGNVLYELDELGRKTVTSRKTYYDTGKSESITEVFVNDSADAALLAESVSTYDLDGSMISSSGESEYPSFYEHGVITDESNNQRTALSWTKVFAGADNTASEWTMSYVDMMGRSVRVVKPTEDGGGTVEWTSEYNAISQLVKETDPDGVTTLYAYNDEGQLSESAVDVNRNGVIDGTDRLTRQDSGYGVDSILGDSAYSRSYVATDNGEELVSESFRALTAVSYDGQDYQSGSRVVSYDVSTLNFTQLDPVNQQRTVKTFLPDGNVLTQFTDQNLLQYESNANTGEQVNYEYDDWRRLAYQYSSRTGDGNKTQFEYDAVDRIFRVTTADPDPDVGATGEGKEAIEITYAYNDLVTDAASDFNDMRTVAVTSPNGKGGTHTVTSGYDKRGQLVLQTGGFNYPVGYEYNNQGRLSKMTTWQDYDAVNEADKGKANTFWDYNANRGFLDKKRYNNSPNTSDTGVEYDYTPSGRLKTRTWERGLTTTYDYNHAGELSIIDYQEADTIDIGYFYDRAGRLQRVEDASGTRQMYYDRGRLVSERYTTGELQGVTISRSFDQLNRLAGLDLNQSASGLSYAVDYGYDDASRLQTITNGEHVFTYDYVDNSSLIETVTTEKTGGAAPIQTNTRTYDLLNRLLSTGVITAASITKDYAYQYNNASQRTKLTVDNDQYWNYGYDDMGQVISGEKFDPTDTVNPIAGRDFQYAFDDIGNRTSADLGAPLEGARGYNDATSPTTAQTESQLLNQYYQITNPDPAALRVEGEAHTDATVTAKLDGVDATAKLTDHGDRWTFYDDNLSANDYVTLEVQGDRDFDSDGDGTPEPFTATDSESFFIPPAVVQPAYDSDGNLTYDGRWNYVWNGENRLIEMTTAANAVTAGVPKQKLEFAYDSIGRRFKKEVYVDDDGNGTDDWTTSYVSYFVYDGWNLITEYKLAGPADPQSTIKDAQYYTWGLDLSGTLQGAGGVGGLLMNSSSGNREFGVKYCFSVFDGNGNARVYLDDLGEFAVEFTFGPFSELLKSAGSMADKMSFRFATKYQDEETGLLYYGYRYYEPVTGRWLNRDPLGEFGGTNIYSAMLNNPVQFFDSDGRIVIAIPIVIGVKLTEVLGGIAVSGLLVYGAVEVATPDTDVPRPPVAPAPDVGIGLPPVPLDSEGNPIPLSTTDNEVKPERKPDPEPRPSPLRIPSTDQDKRNCKCSYAWITKKPGNKWAKIHDAFANEITGINKEVFVYTPENIGVIFDGGSPFPFPKTVYEFKTGHAWLNRNNLPYFASDRIEKMRLQFASQAVIAERCKIKYKIIFDNIVGYLGAVKRFPVFSKYMSYRKNEK; from the coding sequence ATGAAGACCTTCCGCCAATTGCTTTACTTATTCATGAAACTTGCAATGCAACTTTTCCGCCTATTACAAAACGGGTCGTATGCGCTCATCCTTACTCTGAGCCTTTTGGTCAGCGCCGTCAGCGCCCGCGCACAAACCCTCGATATCGAAGGCGCTATGCGTGCTTGGCATGACATCTTGCGTTATTCAACAGGGGTAACCACCACGCCTGTGGGAGCACCGAGTAACCCAACGACTTTGTTTGATCCTGATGATTATCCGGTTCTACCATTGGATCTGGAAACACAAGTGATATGGCCTAGTCGGGTTGATAAGACGAAAACGTTGTATGAGCCTCCAGCTTGTTTTTATACTGATGACCTTGCAGTAGCACCCGATGCCAGGAAGTTGCGTGAAGAACTGCTGGTAAAGTATTTGGCGCAGCGTATTTATAATAATCTCAATGCGTTGGTTTATCGTCGTTTCGATCCAAATGCGACCAGTGATAATCTAAGCGACCCGACTTATTACGCCCAGAAAGATGACTACACCTTAGATGTGTGGACTGCGATTAACCAGTTAGATCAGGACGATGACAGCTTGTATTCGTTTTCTTTGTATTCATTGATGAGGTTCAAGCATAAGCCGAACGCTATTGGCGATGCGCCATTGGATTCCAATAATGATGCAAGTTGGACACGCCTGGACCCTGATAAGCTACTAGACCCAAACTCACTCTTTACTGACGATTTTCGCGCGCGTTATAAGGATTTGATCCGTCGTTACTATTTGAGTGATCTCATTCTCTACAAAGCCAATGAACTTTACGGTAGTACGTCTCCAACCGTTGCGCAGTGGGATGCTATTGAGACGATGTTTAACGACACGAATTTCGATGCAACTTACGCTGAGATACCCGATGACTTTTTCAACGAATTTGATTTTGGTGGTTATACTCAGTTTAATTACCGGATTCGCTATGAAGCCCTTGTCGATCATTGGCTCAATCGTGATGCACAAGTCGTGTTTGGTGACGGGACGGGTTTTCGTAATATATCTCGCACTGCTTATGTTTCCCAGTTCTTAGGCGGCGTTCAGTGTGGAGACTGCACCGCTTGTGAGGATGGTTGTTTAAATGCGGGGTTTGATTTTGGAGCAGAGATTAAAATCGATCTTGGTGAGACATGCTTAAAGGAAGTTGGGCAGCTCATTATTAAGTCTGAGTCCCTTGATCAGGCGCTTAGTGAACTAGCGACGCCGGCTGCCTTACGTTATTGGGTCAGTGAAGGTGCTATACTTGTTTGGGGCTCTGAGAATCTCGATCGTACTGGGAACCCTCAGTTGTTACAGATTGCGGTAGGGGAAGAAGGGGGTAAGGTAAATCACGATCCTTTCAACCAAACGATAGAGCCTTTGCACTTAGTTGATATTGATTCGGACTCGGTCACCAATGGTTTTGCAGTTAAGTTCTATGCCCCGGATGCTGTTACTTGGGAGCGAGATAACGACTATGCTGAATTTCCAATTACTGGGAACCCCTATCAGGAAATTAGAATTGAACTCATTGGCGACGAACTCCACGTGAAGGAAATTCGCGATGGATATGAGGAGCCGGTCAACCATGTAGCCTACACCCTGGATACGAGCAGTGATATCACTTGGGAACTTATTGAAAATCCAGAGCTTCAGACTGATAAACGGATTACTGAGTTTGTTTATCAGTCTGCAAATGGAACAGCTGGTGCCGGTGTGGACTATTTGGAAGCCAATACCGTTTTTGTTGATGGCGTGAAAGGTTCTCAAACGGTTACCGAGCATACGGTATTTCCGGATGCTCCGCTTTATGGGAAGCCAACTAAAGTGGCGGTGTTTAATGAATATTCACCCGATCCATTTAATGATCCATTTGACGAACTTGTCACATCGAATGTCTGGACGTCAGGCGTCAATAAGCAAGTAATGCACTATGGCTATTACGAAGACTTGCCGGCTGATGATCCTCGTTTCGGGCTTTTAAAATATGAATATGATGAGTCCGACCGTTTCTGGACTTATAACGATTATTTGGGAACAGCCGATGGTGCCGCTTTGAATGGTTTTCCCTTGCGTGTTATCACACCATACAAGAATGGCCCAGCGGGCTATGATCCAACTTCCGGGAGTGTGCCGTCTAATAATAATGTTCGCATTTATGAAAGCACTTATAATGCGGACAACATTAGCTTCCTCAGTCCGGGGAATACGAATACAGTCGTTAAAGTTAATCGAGAAGTCATCTACGATAGTGCCGGCGATCGTCATGTCACTTCACTTTCCTTCGATGTTTCTCGTGAAGTGAATGGCGAAATTCGACGTTCGATGTATCAAGCAGATGTCAGTGCCTATGAAACAGTAGACTTTTTTGGCGACTCCACCTGGACGGAAACCGCTTGGTCCAACCCGGATAATCTCGCGAGTCATTCTACCATGGTTGCTTCAGGAATTTTTGCCGGTCGCATTGAGAAGCAATCAAATCCCGATGGCACAGTGGTACTTTATGAATACGACATCGTCGATGGAGAGTTGACCACCACCGTTAAGTCAGGTGTGCCCTCAAGTGATACTAATATCAGTAAGGGCACGGTCACGACCACGCAGACAGATGACAAGGGCAGGCTTCTCATTCGTGATACGTATGATGTGGAATCCGGTATAACCATAGATTCCATGGTCAATTCCAATCCCGATGATCAAGGGCGTTATCAGACGACCACCTATCTCAATGGGACGACGACTTCACGTTCCTACGATTGCTGCAATATGGCAATGCAGATCGGTCCTGACGGCACGGTAACCAATTATACTTACGATGATCTGGATCGTATGACGTCCTCTGAAACAAATGGCATCACGATCATTTACCAATATGACGCAGCCGGACGCCAGACTTATACTTACCGTGCCTATGGCACTGTGAATGATCTTAATAATCTCGACCCTGCCGATGCCAATGTACGTCTGATTTCGGAGCGATCCTATGATATTGCAGGAAATGTGCTCTATGAGCTGGATGAATTGGGCCGCAAAACAGTAACCAGCCGCAAGACCTATTATGACACTGGCAAGTCAGAATCGATCACTGAGGTTTTCGTTAATGATAGTGCTGATGCTGCTTTGCTTGCTGAATCGGTGAGTACTTATGATCTCGATGGCTCGATGATATCCAGTTCTGGGGAGTCTGAGTATCCATCATTCTATGAGCACGGCGTCATAACGGATGAAAGTAATAACCAACGAACCGCCTTATCCTGGACCAAAGTATTCGCTGGAGCTGACAATACAGCTAGCGAATGGACTATGAGTTATGTGGATATGATGGGCCGTAGTGTTCGCGTCGTTAAGCCAACGGAGGATGGCGGTGGCACTGTCGAATGGACCAGTGAATACAATGCAATTTCCCAGCTGGTTAAAGAAACTGATCCGGATGGTGTCACGACACTCTATGCCTACAATGACGAAGGGCAATTAAGCGAATCCGCAGTCGATGTGAACCGCAATGGTGTCATTGATGGTACCGATCGCCTGACACGTCAGGACTCAGGCTATGGGGTGGATTCTATTCTTGGTGATTCGGCTTACTCGCGCAGTTATGTTGCTACGGATAACGGCGAGGAGCTCGTTAGTGAGAGCTTTCGCGCGTTGACGGCGGTTTCCTATGATGGACAGGATTATCAATCCGGTTCCCGTGTGGTCTCCTATGATGTATCGACCTTGAACTTTACTCAGCTCGATCCGGTGAATCAGCAACGAACGGTCAAGACCTTCCTGCCTGACGGTAATGTGCTGACTCAGTTTACCGATCAAAATCTCCTCCAGTACGAGTCCAACGCGAATACTGGCGAGCAGGTGAATTATGAATATGATGATTGGCGTCGCTTGGCGTATCAGTATTCGTCACGGACGGGCGATGGAAACAAAACCCAATTTGAGTATGATGCTGTAGACCGGATTTTCCGCGTCACTACAGCAGATCCAGACCCGGACGTTGGTGCAACAGGCGAGGGCAAGGAGGCGATAGAAATTACTTACGCTTACAATGATCTCGTCACCGACGCCGCTTCTGACTTCAACGATATGCGGACTGTTGCTGTTACCTCACCCAATGGAAAAGGCGGCACCCATACGGTAACTTCCGGCTATGACAAGCGTGGGCAACTCGTCTTGCAGACCGGAGGCTTTAATTATCCCGTTGGCTACGAATACAACAATCAGGGCCGCCTGAGCAAGATGACAACCTGGCAGGATTATGATGCTGTTAATGAAGCGGATAAAGGCAAGGCGAATACTTTTTGGGATTACAATGCAAACCGTGGTTTCCTCGACAAGAAGCGCTATAACAACTCGCCGAATACGTCGGACACCGGTGTTGAATATGATTACACCCCGTCGGGTCGTCTGAAAACGCGCACCTGGGAGCGGGGGCTCACCACCACTTACGATTACAATCACGCGGGTGAGTTGAGTATTATTGATTATCAAGAGGCTGACACCATCGATATTGGCTATTTCTATGATCGTGCGGGCCGACTTCAACGCGTTGAGGATGCGTCCGGGACGCGGCAGATGTATTACGATCGCGGGCGCCTGGTGTCTGAGCGCTATACAACCGGCGAGCTGCAGGGGGTAACCATCAGTCGCAGTTTTGACCAGCTGAACCGACTCGCTGGCTTGGATCTAAATCAATCCGCGAGTGGTTTAAGTTATGCAGTTGATTATGGCTATGATGATGCATCACGTCTGCAAACGATCACTAATGGCGAGCATGTCTTTACTTATGATTACGTGGACAACAGTTCGCTGATTGAGACCGTTACAACAGAAAAGACGGGAGGTGCAGCACCCATTCAGACGAATACGCGCACCTATGATCTACTGAACCGTTTATTAAGCACTGGAGTTATCACAGCTGCGAGCATCACCAAGGACTACGCCTACCAATACAATAATGCGAGTCAGCGCACCAAACTCACCGTCGATAACGACCAGTACTGGAACTATGGCTATGATGATATGGGCCAGGTTATCAGTGGTGAAAAATTCGACCCGACTGATACGGTTAATCCCATCGCGGGTCGCGATTTTCAGTATGCTTTTGATGACATTGGCAATCGCACGAGTGCTGACCTCGGTGCACCGCTGGAAGGTGCTCGGGGCTATAATGACGCCACCAGCCCCACGACCGCGCAAACGGAAAGTCAGCTGCTCAACCAATACTACCAAATTACTAATCCAGACCCGGCGGCGCTTAGAGTAGAAGGGGAGGCACATACTGACGCCACCGTTACCGCCAAGCTCGACGGCGTAGACGCTACCGCCAAGCTCACCGACCACGGCGACAGATGGACCTTCTACGACGACAACCTCTCAGCGAACGACTACGTAACCCTTGAAGTCCAGGGTGACCGTGACTTCGACAGCGATGGCGACGGAACTCCTGAACCTTTCACTGCAACCGATTCGGAGTCCTTCTTTATTCCTCCTGCTGTCGTCCAGCCCGCCTACGATTCTGACGGCAACCTCACCTACGACGGCCGCTGGAATTACGTTTGGAATGGCGAAAACCGCCTCATTGAAATGACCACTGCCGCAAATGCGGTAACTGCTGGCGTTCCCAAGCAAAAGCTGGAGTTTGCTTACGACTCGATTGGCCGGCGATTTAAGAAAGAGGTCTACGTCGATGATGATGGCAATGGAACCGATGATTGGACTACCTCTTATGTCTCCTATTTCGTCTACGATGGCTGGAACCTCATCACGGAGTACAAACTAGCTGGCCCAGCAGATCCGCAATCTACAATCAAGGATGCTCAATACTACACTTGGGGCTTGGATTTGTCAGGCACCTTGCAAGGTGCGGGTGGCGTTGGCGGATTGCTCATGAACTCATCTTCGGGAAACCGCGAGTTTGGAGTGAAGTATTGCTTTTCCGTTTTTGATGGCAATGGCAATGCTAGGGTTTATCTAGATGATTTGGGTGAATTTGCTGTCGAATTCACCTTCGGGCCTTTTTCTGAATTACTCAAGTCTGCTGGCTCGATGGCAGACAAGATGTCTTTCCGCTTCGCCACTAAGTATCAGGACGAAGAAACGGGGTTACTGTATTATGGTTATCGTTACTATGAGCCGGTAACTGGGCGGTGGCTAAACCGTGATCCTCTCGGAGAATTTGGCGGTACTAATATCTATAGTGCAATGCTGAATAATCCTGTTCAGTTTTTCGATTCAGACGGAAGAATTGTGATAGCGATTCCAATTGTAATCGGTGTTAAGCTTACTGAAGTCTTAGGCGGAATTGCTGTTTCTGGGCTTCTAGTTTACGGAGCTGTAGAAGTAGCTACGCCTGATACTGATGTTCCTAGACCACCTGTTGCCCCAGCTCCTGATGTCGGAATTGGGTTGCCTCCAGTACCTCTCGATTCTGAAGGGAACCCCATACCTTTATCTACAACTGATAATGAAGTTAAGCCTGAACGAAAACCTGACCCTGAACCAAGGCCAAGCCCACTTCGTATTCCAAGCACTGATCAGGACAAAAGAAATTGTAAATGCTCTTATGCTTGGATAACGAAGAAACCAGGCAATAAGTGGGCTAAAATTCACGATGCCTTCGCAAATGAAATAACAGGAATCAATAAGGAAGTATTTGTTTACACACCTGAAAATATTGGTGTAATATTTGATGGTGGGTCTCCGTTTCCTTTCCCCAAAACTGTTTATGAATTTAAAACTGGTCATGCTTGGCTCAATAGGAATAATCTTCCATATTTTGCTTCTGATAGAATAGAGAAAATGCGTCTTCAATTTGCATCTCAGGCAGTTATAGCAGAACGATGTAAAATAAAATATAAAATAATTTTTGATAATATAGTAGGTTATCTGGGCGCTGTTAAGCGTTTTCCAGTGTTTTCAAAATATATGAGTTATAGGAAAAATGAGAAATGA
- a CDS encoding transposase, which translates to MRQRRLKVLEGDAVYHCVTRVVSGEMLLDDQAKEILRKHLWQTAAFCGVELLTCCIMTNHFYVLVRVPNSQGTYIADEKLIRCYRPLYPKPTKYRTARAESLEAVLKAGGVEAEALRKQLGSRMYDASEFIKTVKQRFSVWYNCSHNRYGTLWAERFKSVRSGTPLATCTVAAYIDLNPVRAGLAKDPKDYCWCG; encoded by the coding sequence TTGAGACAGCGTAGACTAAAGGTTTTGGAAGGAGATGCGGTTTATCACTGCGTAACGCGGGTGGTAAGTGGTGAGATGCTTCTGGATGATCAGGCCAAGGAGATTTTACGAAAGCATCTTTGGCAGACGGCGGCGTTTTGTGGGGTGGAGCTGCTGACTTGCTGCATCATGACGAATCATTTTTACGTTCTGGTGCGAGTGCCGAATTCCCAAGGTACTTACATTGCGGACGAGAAGCTGATACGATGTTACCGGCCTTTATATCCGAAGCCGACCAAGTACCGGACAGCTAGAGCGGAAAGCCTTGAAGCAGTCCTCAAGGCGGGAGGAGTGGAAGCCGAAGCACTCCGTAAGCAGCTTGGCAGTCGCATGTACGATGCTTCGGAGTTCATAAAAACGGTCAAACAGCGCTTTTCTGTATGGTATAATTGCAGCCATAACCGCTACGGCACGCTCTGGGCCGAGCGCTTTAAAAGCGTGCGATCAGGCACACCGCTGGCCACTTGCACTGTCGCAGCTTATATTGACCTGAACCCCGTTCGCGCTGGCCTGGCCAAAGATCCCAAAGACTACTG